A window of Zonotrichia leucophrys gambelii isolate GWCS_2022_RI unplaced genomic scaffold, RI_Zleu_2.0 Scaffold_85_192490, whole genome shotgun sequence genomic DNA:
CCGCCTCCAATCGGGCAAAAAACTTCCGAAAACTCCATTAAAAAATCGAACTGCTAACTTCAAATGCGAAAAGAAATCCTTGAAGGGGAAAcctaagtaaaaaaaaaacgTAAATTAATGGTTTAAAACTACTTTTGTAGCGCCGAGATCCTCGGGGCGCGGTTTCCCGCCAGTGGCTCATCCTTGAGGTGAAAAGTTATCCCAACAGGGGTGAAAAGGCTTAAAAATTCCACCGAAACTTACAAATTCTGTCTTAAAATCCGTAATAAAGTAAAAGGAATTAAGTCTACAGGGGAGGATGGGGGAACACGTGGTGGCGGGGGGAAATCGTGAGAGAAAATGAAGTGAGGTTAAgcaaaaaatcccttaaaataaCGACTAAAACACCAGTAAACACCCCgccaaaacaccaaaataaaaacccaagaaaatccCCCCAGAAAAGGAAAGTTATACAGCGCAGATCCTCCAGAAGGCGCTTCCAGCCGGCGGCTCCGCCTGAGGGGAGAGAAGCGGAGTCAGAGCGGGACGGAAGTGGGACCGCCGGATCCCAATTAATCCCACTCTAATTAATCCCTCCCGAATTAATCACTCCCTAATTAATCGTCCCCAAATAATACATCCCGAGGAGATCCCCGGAGCGTTTGTGCGGCTCCCCAAATACCGGCGGAGCCCGGGGGCGTTCCCTGCCCCGCGCCGCCGGGTGAAGAAAGAGCCGCCGCTGCTGCTCTGCGACGCCGCTAAAACCCCGAGCGCCCGCGGCTGGCGGCGACGGGGGGAACGCGGGTCGGGATCGCGATCGGGCGACATGTCGCGATAGGAACACACAGACAGGGCTCCACTCCCCCACAGCCGCCATTCCCCCACTTACTGCGCAGCCCTGCGATCCCCTCGCCGGCCTCTCACGGACTGAGCCGCAGCCGCCTTCGCCCGCCGGGCCCCTTTTAGAAAGCCACGCCCCCTGCGCTGCTATTGGCCGGCAAAACACCGCCCGCCAATCCTATTGGCCACTTGGCAGGAGAGGGGCGAGGTTATGCAAATGAGGCATGATTAAAAAGGGGCTTGGCTCACATGATGATGATTGACAGAGGGGTTTATGTAATCCAATGTAAAAGGCGTGGCTTGCAGCTGTTGATTGACAGATAAGGTGCTAATGTAACCCTATGCAAGGGGTGTGGCTTGCAGCTGTTGATTGACAGATATGGTACTCATGTAACTCAGAGCAAGGGGCTTGGCTTACAGTCGATGATTGACAGGTAATGTAATAATGTAACCCAATTTAAGGGGTGTGGCTTATCCTGATGATTGACAGGTATGTATAATTGTAAACCAATACAAGGGGCGTGGCTTGCAGATGACTGATCGCAATAGGGTATGGTACCACTGGTGATTGACAAGGAATACCAGGGGCTGATTGGTCCTCTCAAGAGGGGCAGAGCCACCAACTGAATGACATTATCAACAAAAAAAGAGGCGTGGCCAGAAGATGAGGGGAtagggaatatttttattaaaagggCGTGGCCACTGTGGGCGTGGCCACCTCAATCCCTCCACGTCACTTCCACCTCATCCGTCCGATACCTGCCAGAGGTCAAAGGTCAGAGCTCAGCCAAtacccacacagccccacccACCCAGCCACGCCCCCTGACCTCTGCGTGATCCCTGATTGGCTGAGCTCTGTCACCTGCCCCACCCTCAGCATCTCGCACCCGGCCTGGGCAATCATGGCGCCGTTGTCAATGCAGTACCTGCAGGGTCAAAGGTCACAGGTGTGCCACGCCCCCTCCCGAGGCAGGCCACGCCCCCCCAGAGGGAGGCCATGCCCTCACCTGTCATCGACGGGGCAGAGCTCCGCCCCCCGGGCCCTGCACATGCTCTGTAGCATCTCCTGCAGCCGGTGGTTACCTGCACACAGGTGGGTGGGCGTTACCTGGGCGTGGCCCACCCCTGGCTCCGCCCTCACATGCAAATGGAGGTCAGGCCCCTCTTTATGCAGAGCTGGGCCCCGCCCATTTGCTCCTGCCTCTTTTGGGAAGGCCACGCCCCCTCAGGTGTGACCACACCCACCCCAGGTGTGGCCATGCCCACTCACAGGCCACGCCCCCCACGAGCAGCAGGTGCCGCGCCCGGGTCAGCGCCAGCGCCCTCTCGGTGACCTCGGCCAGCATGGCGAACGCCGTCTCCTGGGACACAGAAACGGGgcaaaatcacacaaaaacGGCACAAAAACGGCCCTAAAACATCACCGAAAATGGCCCAAATATCACCCAAAAATTGGCaccaaaatggcccaaaattGTCctaaaaatctcccaaaaagtaccccaaaaatagcccaaatATCACCCAAAAAGGCCCTAAAATTGTCCTAAGAATGTTCCAAAAATGGCTGAAAAATGTCCTAAAAATGGCCCAAAAGCAGTTGCAGAACCAGCCCAAAAAAAGtccaaaaatggccccaaaaatgGCCTCAAAAATGTCCACacaaatggccccaaaatggccccaaaaatagcccaaaaaggtccaaaaacagcccaaaaatggccccaaaaatgtcctaaaaatggcccaaaaagGTCttaaaaaccacaccaaaaatggcccaaaattgCCCCCAATAAATGCTCCAAAATGGCTTCgaaaatatctgaaagaaaTCTCAAAGAAGTCctaaaaacagcccaaaacttGCCCAAAACTGCCACCAAAAATGTCCTAAAAACCGCCCCAAAAATGGCCctaaaatgtcccaaaaattgtcccaaaattttcccaaaaagtCCCAAAACGAGCCCCAAAATAGCctaaaacccaccccaaaaaagttacaaaagcCTCCCAAAAATGCCTGAAAATTGTACCAAAGttaaccccaaaaaaccccgtTAATTACCCCAATTAATTAACATTAATTAACCCTTTCATTACCTGCAGGGAGAAGCAGAGATCCTCGGGGGTCACCTCCCCCGACTCCAAAAGCTTCGGGGTCACagcctgggggaaaaaatccaaattttggggcaatctggggggttttggattaattctgggattttggggtcgattttgggtcaattttggggtttttggagtcatatttgggattttggggtcagatttggggttttggggtcagttttgggattttggggtcagttttggaGTGAGATTAAGgatttttggagttttggggtcagttttggaGTTCTGGGGtaagtttgggatttttcagtcaattttggggtttttgggtcagttttagaattttggggtcaatCCCAGAGATTTTAGGGTCAGATTTGGGATTCTAGGGCCagatttgaggtttttgggaGTTTCAGAGTCAATTTTGGGGTGagatttgtgggttttgggtcagttttggggtcagatttggggttttgggatcagttctggggtttttgggcgcctgtgtgggtttgggatgttttggACTCAGTTTTGGTgtaaattttgggggttttgcctCAGTTTTGGGCTCAGTTTTAGGGTTTTAAggttctggggttttggggtcgtTTTTGgggtgagttttggggtttttggtacCTGCAGGTGCGAGAGCAGCCCCGAGAAGGAGACATCGAGGCCTTTGACCACGTAGGGCAGCGGCACCAGGCGGCGACCcctgggtttgggggaaaatcccgggattttgggtcagtttggggtaAAATTGGGGGATTCTGGATcactttgggatttggggaaaaatcccagaattttgGGTCAGTTTTAAGCTCAGTTTTGGGCTCAGTTTCGGGGATTTTGcgctcagttttggggtcagttttaagctcagttttggggtcatttcaggggattttgcgctcagttttggggtcagttttaagctcagttttggggtcatttcaggggattttggggtcatttctgGGGTGATTTCAGGGAGTTTTGGGCTCagtttttggggtaatttcagGGGGATTTGAGGTCACTTTTGGGGCCACTTCTGGGATAATTTCAGTGGATTTGGGGCTCATTTTTGGGGGCAatttcaggggattttggggtcacttttggggtgatttcagggGATTTTAGGGTCAGTTTTGGGTCACTTTGAGGTCACTTCTGGGCtcatttttggggcaatttcaggggattttggggtcacttttGGGGTGATTTCCGGGGATTTTAGGGTCAGGTTTTGGGTCACTTTGAGCTCACTTTTGGGCTCATTTTTGGGTTCATTTCCGGGGTTTTTGGCTCACCTCTTGGCCAGTTGCTCCACGTTgtagccagggctgggggcgtTGGGGATCTGTGGGGAAAGGGGCGGGGTCAGTTCTGGGGGCGGGGTCAGTTCTGGGGGCGTGGCCAGTTCGGGTGTGTCCCCGCGGTGGGCGTGTCCCCGCGGTGGGCGTgtcccacctgcagcagccGGGCCAATCGGTCGATGCAGTTGCCCACGGCCACGTCCAGGGTCTCGCCCAGAATCCGGTACCGGCGCCGCGCGTACGCGATCACCTGCGGGCGGGGCAGGGGGGCGTGGCTATCGCGACAGGGGACGTTCCCTGCATCTCCCATCGCGATAGCGGCCATTTCCTCCCTCTGCCATCGTGATATCCCATGATATCAGccattccctccctctcccatcGCGATATCGGCCGTTTCCCTGCTCTCCTATCACGATATCTCACGATATTGGCCAGTTCCTCGCTCCCCCATCACGATATCCCATGATATCGGCCATTTCCTCCCTCTCCTATCACAATATCGGccattccctccctctcccatcTCAATATCGCCCATTCTCCCCTCTCCCTGATCACGACATCCCGCGATATCGGCGGTCTCCCCCCTACCCCCGACCCCTATCGCGGCCCTATCGCTCTCTATCGTCCCCTATCGCGGCCTATCTCGGCCCTATCGCGACAGGCACCTGGGTGTTGCCGCCGCTGACGTAGAGCACGAGAGGGTCGGGGGCGGGGCCGACGGCGCGGCCCATCTCGATGTGGCCCAGGCAGTGATTGACAGCCAGCAGGGGCCGCCCCCAGAGCTGGGCGAGCGTGCGCGCCACGGCCGCCACCACCGCCAGCGGGGAGCCCATGCCCGGGCCTGGAAATggagaaattaataaattattaataaataaagaacaaataaattaacaataaataaatattaaattaataaataaataaaggaataaaaaataaataaatgaataagtaaataaaaattaaaaataaataaatactaagtgagcccagagctgggacagcgtgtccccccaaaactcacccccgAGTGAGTGGGAGCATCCAAACATCACCTCCCCTGGAGTGAATGGGAGGGTCCAAACCCCCCCGGGGTGAGTGGCAGTGACCAAATAACCAAAACCCCTCCCAGGGTGAATGGGATCGTCCAGAACCGCCCCCCCCCCGGGAATGAATGGGAGGGTCCAGAGCCCctcaaaatcccctcaggaccccgcAAAAACCCCAATGGAAACCACACAAACCAAAtctgtggggtctgtgggaGACCTCGGGGGGATTTATGGGATCTGTAAAGATTTTTGGGGTCATTGGGGGATATATGGGGTCTGTGGGGCCTATAACGGATCTATGGGgtctgtgggctctgtgggctTTATAACCAATTTATGTGGTCCCGGTTCGGTTCTGGTGCCGTTCCCGGTGCCGGTACCTTTAGTGAAGGCCACCCCGTCGAGGTCCCGGGGCTCCACGCCCGCCTCGCTCAGCGCGTCCcgcaccagccccagcaccacgGCCCGGTGGTGCCGCCCGGTGGGCCCGGGGGCGAACCCTGCGGATGGAGCGGCATTAGAACCGGGAaacggcaccggcaccgggacgGGAGGAAAGGGGAAGTGACGTCACCGTGTCCCGGCGGCGTGACGTAGGTGGCGCGGCGGTTGCTGAGGACGGCGCCGTCGCGCACCACCCCCGCCCCCACCTTGTTGGCGGAGCCCTCCAGGCCTAGCACGGTCGGCATGACGTCACGCACGGTGCGCTCCGCCGCTCTGACGTCacgccgccgcccccccgccgGTTCTCCCTCCTCACGGCGCTTCTCCCGCCGCTCCGCTACGTCAATTCCGTTTCCCGCCTCAATCCTCTCGCAGCCTCCGGAGCGTTTCCGGTTCCGGCCACGCCCCCCATTGACCACCAGCTCCCCTCACGGCTTCCCGCGCTCGCGGAGTctccgctcccgccgccgccgctgatTGGTCCCGCGCTCTGAGGTACGGCGCGCTCTGATTGGTCCCGTGGCCTGAGGCACGGCGCGTTCTGATTGGTTAGGGGAAGAACCGCGGAGGAGGGGGCATGTTTAACCGGGAGAGCGGCGGGCGCT
This region includes:
- the OSGEP gene encoding tRNA N6-adenosine threonylcarbamoyltransferase, which translates into the protein MPTVLGLEGSANKVGAGVVRDGAVLSNRRATYVTPPGHGFAPGPTGRHHRAVVLGLVRDALSEAGVEPRDLDGVAFTKGPGMGSPLAVVAAVARTLAQLWGRPLLAVNHCLGHIEMGRAVGPAPDPLVLYVSGGNTQVIAYARRRYRILGETLDVAVGNCIDRLARLLQIPNAPSPGYNVEQLAKRGRRLVPLPYVVKGLDVSFSGLLSHLQAVTPKLLESGEVTPEDLCFSLQETAFAMLAEVTERALALTRARHLLLVGGVACNHRLQEMLQSMCRARGAELCPVDDRYCIDNGAMIAQAGCEMLRVGQVTELSQSGITQRYRTDEVEVTWRD